The following proteins are encoded in a genomic region of Hippocampus zosterae strain Florida chromosome 2, ASM2543408v3, whole genome shotgun sequence:
- the aurkaip1 gene encoding aurora kinase A-interacting protein, producing the protein MMFALKFLPRLRVVHRVTCCHGDIVSGRAQPAVAASIWSLNAKPRRCSTAADNRYPPRWVQLEPELDDALVPRKLSVSPLETWLSLRYSLPPLPGSAPPQHEPGELPEEKVLPPMCLPVVEDGDRTTTPLSCKNVLEIRRRKMNRHKYKKLLKRTKFLRRRVQESRGRKKQKRFEKDLKRIWKRAGLKKAPEGWSTPKLFIKQHGNRKD; encoded by the exons ATGATGTTTGCGTTAAAATTCCTACCTCGTCTGCGTGTTGTTCACAGGGTAACTT gttgccatggagacattGTAAGTGGACGTGCGCAGCCAGCAGTTGCTGCATCCATCTGGTCACTCAATGCAAAGCCACGACGTTGCTCCACAGCAGCCGACAACCGTTATCCACCTCGGTGGGTGCAGCTggagccggagcttgacgatgCACTAGTGCCCCGTAAACTGTCAGTCAGTCCTCTGGAAACGTGGCTCTCGCTGCGCTACTCTCTTCCTCCCCTGCCGGGGTCGGCTCCGCCGCAGCATGAGCCGGGGGAGCTGCCGGAAGAGAAGGTGCTGCCGCCCATGTGTCTACCTGTTGTTGAAGATGGTGACCGCACGACAACGCCCCTAAGTTGCAAAAATGTGCTGGAGATCCGACGACGCAAAATGAACCGGCACAAATACAAGAAGCTGTTAAAACGGACAAAATTCCTGAGGAGACGAGTGCAGGAGAGCAGGGGCAGGAAGAAACAG AAGCGTTTTGAGAAGGACTTGAAAAGGATTTGGAAGCGTGCTGGACTGAAGAAGGCGCCAGAGGGATGGAGTACACCAAAACTcttcataaaacaacacggAAACAGAAAGGACTGA
- the LOC127596016 gene encoding protein Wnt-2b-A-like, which translates to MLAFNEILSTRAARSQCREGSRGVVSSKSRQHRRAASSCACVLLLLLLVTPRVDSSWWYIGALGARVICDNIPALVNKQRQLCQRHPDIMQAIGEGTKEWIRECQHQFRHHRWNCSTLERDPTVFGRVLLRSSREAAFVYAISSAGVVYALTRACSQGDLKMCNCDPQKRGRDKDERGEFDWGGCSDHINYGIRFAKAFIDAKERTVRDARALMNLHNNRCGRTAVKRFMKLECKCHGVSGSCALRTCWMAMSDFRKTGDYLRRKYNGAIEVTMNQDGTGFTVANKAFRRATKNDLVYFENSPNYCLPDKSTGSIGTAGRLCNKTSHSPEGCDVMCCGRGYDTTRVEQFTQCECKFEWCCAVECKVCKETVDVHTCKAPKQAEWLDKT; encoded by the exons ATGTTGGCTTTCAACGAGATTCTAAGCACACGGGCAGCCCGGAGTCAGTGTCGCGAAGGGTCCCGGGGAGTAGTCTCATCCAAGTCACGACAACATCGCAGAGCCGCTTCCAGCTGTGCGTGtgttttgctgctgctgctgctggtcaccCCACGAGTGGATTCTTCATGGTG GTATATAGGTGCACTGGGTGCCCGTGTGATCTGTGACAACATCCCAGCCTTGGTGAATAAGCAGCGGCAACTGTGCCAGCGCCACCCAGACATCATGCAGGCCATCGGCGAGGGTACAAAGGAGTGGATCCGAGAGTGCCAGCATCAGTTCAGACACCATCGCTGGAACTGTAGCACACTGGAACGCGATCCCACTGTGTTCGGCCGCGTCTTGCTGAGAA GCAGCCGAGAAGCAGCATTTGTCTATGCCATCTCCTCTGCTGGGGTGGtgtatgcactcactcgtgcctGCAGCCAAGGTGATCTTAAGATGTGCAACTGTGACCCACAAAAACGTGGTCGGGACAAGGATGAGCGAGGAGAATTTGACTGGGGGGGATGTAGTGACCACATTAACTACGGGATCAGGTTTGCCAAAGCCTTCATAGACGCCAAAGAGAGGACGGTCCGTGACGCACGGGCGCTTATGAACCTGCACAACAACCGCTGTGGAAGAACT GCAGTGAAGCGTTTCATGAAGCTGGAGTGCAAGTGTCACGGTGTTAGCGGCTCGTGCGCGCTGCGGACGTGCTGGATGGCCATGTCGGACTTCAGAAAGACCGGCGACTACCTGAGGAGGAAATACAACGGGGCCATCGAAGTGACCATGAACCAAGACGGGACGGGATTCACCGTAGCCAATAAAGCCTTTCGGCGGGCCACCAAAAATGACCTTGTCTACTTTGAAAACTCACCCAATTATTGTCTGCCGGATAAATCAACAG GTTCCATCGGTACTGCTGGGCGCTTGTGCAATAAGACATCACACAGCCCAGAGGGATGTGATGTCATGTGTTGTGGGCGGGGCTACGACACCACCAGAGTTGAACAATTCACCCAGTGCGAGTGCAAATTCGAATGGTGCTGTGCTGTGGAGTGCAAGGTCTGCAAGGAAACTGTGGATGTACACACATGCAAGGCACCCAAGCAAGCAGAATGGTTGGACAAGACCTGA